In Megalopta genalis isolate 19385.01 chromosome 7, iyMegGena1_principal, whole genome shotgun sequence, a single window of DNA contains:
- the LOC117221735 gene encoding uncharacterized protein LOC117221735 isoform X3: MCIASAKLIDEIEMDEGGQGDKDNSFIEPNTEHDSILDFKSPDSKIAKSKSCEFVKPSNIKQKRKATTKLKSITKNQKDTESKQKLKKGSFEHSIKSSYFEIRNSNDHNNLITDMKVACVCPLCFKTFKDINTRAVHMKICACKNNISTKKLLDAIELQKRQEDERKSLGLPAAPRVQEKKKSVSHKVSLGDDSDLNLALALSKSLQEAKEIDKVNDIGQLSKVETTTFRTAEPMYKSQLGEHGFTNVEPVIFVQNRKRIHNAPTTLQTRTQEERNSILIENIAKILMNDEPFTQISKKEAVCNKKFAIKTDLKSYLLQDLFYENEKLWDKAELLRSEISFYVSNLSEYIFPQEKGMKECREDDRIPSENETEKSMNEKAFYKMSQKNLHLINGKCENCNDKQYIDALSNNWGNVLNDSSASDIIIFVDNNKHIWAHKLVFYVQCSNILLDVMPNDNLQFTTIKEKICWPNVTYNIALAFLEFIYCGTIKKNFNICKNILNFPTLRNLARKYKVKHLFTYLQRKEAEIKQDSKIQIENTKGNDYRRTLIAKEDNLKEYSIMSRSLLCEREEENKESLHEDKRSSKEYLENILNNSESYRIEIESSVLPTTSTLSVKNKYENLISPIRQYNVSPDMFDDVNDSITSYTENSLNQIIDVNKSQRFNDIDIVDTVDLVEIDTDFAKIQDLVLSKSIEENMNSLKTTPQSSRLKRNSINKSDIKKTKSNLSLFIEQFQAENAKSDVDTDSDITIMKVSPKLKRNPFNVEDSNFNQSFIFTKTNTVVKEKLGIKTDVLSKFDYDITSFPLQLDMTSEESGTNVNLDLNLKNNLTQSLEDNKERCTQKSMECNSLNNSITSTEDVVQNIISPVTENSLKNSVNDQDINSSIEKCIESDGSIVTDFHSDDGELSMYTRYKKEHQNNSIAKYRSFTKKNLPNNCEKISVKNSSEDDYCEVRNNVNTEDISILLDEDTSDFTIISKKKEERVFNLEKSSLSFSECPTNFNKMLDNELDGTINSSELRYTKSESNIDIETNENNFSVLLSERKSKQQNSSEFSVLVLSSPEIDSVTLNVDTYKKIVDDNVLNLNEFDNNDIFEKDIYLANVHIHDDNDDDNKIKKTSIIETNNKNNESITTNNANVMQLKKSLATAQDIKTFKRRSKSETNLGNNKNNIKNYTFSFNTVEQSPCRCCHKQILREVKSPIITRDSCTPPPDYDGMKTSELHNYINMD; this comes from the exons ATGTGTATCGCAAGTGCAAAATTAATTGATGAGATCGAAATGGATGAAGGAGGCCAGGGTGATAAAGATAATAGTTTCATTGAACCTAATACCGAACACGACAGTATATTAGACTTTAAAAGTCCAGATTCAAAAATTGctaaaagtaaatcatgtgaattCGTTAAACCCAGCAATATAAAACAGAAGAGAAAAGCAACAACGAAATTAAAGAGTATTACAAAGAATCAAAAAGATACAGAATCGAAGCAGAAATTAAAGAAAGGAAGCTTTGAGCATTCTATAAAATCTTCTTACTTTGAGATACGAAATAGCAATGATCATAATAACCTAATTACTGATATGAAAGTAGCTTGTGTATGTCCTTTATGTTTTAAAACATTCAAGGATATAAACACTCGTGCAGTTCATATGAAGATTTGTGCATGTAAAAACAACATTTCAACAAAAAAATTATTGGATGCTATTGAACTTCAAAAGCGTCAAGAAGATGAAAGGAAATCATTAGGTTTACCTGCTGCACCGAGAGTGCAAGAAAAGAAGAAGTCTGTATCTCATAAAGTA agTTTAGGCGACGATTCTGATTTGAATCTTGCATTAGCATTGTCAAAGTCTCTTCAGGAAGCAAAGGAGATAGACAAAGTTAATGACATTGGACAGTTATCCAAGGTAGAAACAACTACATTTAGAACAGCAGAACCTATGTATAAATCACAGTTGGGAGAACATGGATTTACAAATGTGGAACCTGTAATTTTTGTACAGAATAGGAAAA GAATACATAATGCACCCACTACTCTTCAAACACGTACTCAAGAAGAGAGAAACAGTATTTTAATAGAAAACATAGCAAAAATTCTCATGAATGATGAACCATTTACTCAAATATCAAAAAAGGAAGCAGTGTGCAATAAAAAGTTTGCAATAAAAACTGATCTGAAAAGTTATTTACTTCAGGATCTCTTTTATGAG AATGAAAAACTATGGGATAAAGCGGAATTACTTCGAAGCGAAATATCTTTTTATGTTTCAAATTTATCAGAATATATATTTCCACAAGAAAAGGGAATGAAA GAATGCAGAGAAGATGATAGAATCCCAAGTGAGAATGAGACAGAGAAAAGCATGAATGAAAAAGCATTTTATAAAATGTCGcaaaagaatttacatttgATTAATGGAAAATGTGAGAATTGTAATGATAAACAATATATTGATGCCTTATCAAACAATTGGGGGAATGTTTTGAATGACAGTTCTGCcagtgatataataatatttgttgataataataaacatatttGGGCACACAAATTAGTTTTTTATGTACAGTGCTCTAACATACTACTTGATGTTATGCCTAATGATAATTTGCAATTTACTACAATCAAGGAAAAGATATGCTGGCCTAATGTAACTTATAATATTGCATTAGCATTCTTGGAATTTATTTATTGTGGAACTATAAAGAAGAACTTTAATATCTGTAAAAATATACTAAATTTTCCTACTTTAAGGAATTTAGCAAGAAAGTATaaagtaaaacatttgtttacaTATTTACAAAGAAAAGAGGCTGAAATCAAGCAAGACTCTAAGATTCAAATAGAAAATACAAAAGGTAATGATTATAGAAGAACATTAATTGCAAAAGAAGATAATTTAAAAGAATACTCAATCATGTCAAGGAGTTTACTCTgtgagagagaagaagaaaataaagaatcattACATGAAGATAAACGATCAAGCAAAGagtatttagaaaatattttaaataactcCGAATCTTATAGAATTGAAATAGAAAGTTCGGTATTACCTACTACAAGTACATTAtcagtaaaaaataaatatgagAATCTCATAAGTCCAATTAGGCAATACAATGTATCTCCAGATATGTTTGACGATGTTAATGATTCCATTACAAGTTATACAGAAAATTCTCTAAATCAAATAATTGATGTAAACAAATCACAGAGATTTAACGATATTGACATTGTTGATACAGTTGATCTAGTAGAAATCGATACCGATTTTGCCAAAATACAAGATCTTGTTTTATCCAAGTCCATTGAAGAGAATATGAACAGTTTAAAAACTACACCACAGTCTAGTAGATTAAAGCGCAACAGTATTAACAAGTCTGATATTAAAAAAACAAAAAGTAATTTGAGTTTATTTATTGAACAATTTCAAGCGGAAAATGCGAAGTCAGATGTTGATACAGATTCTGATATTACAATAATGAAAGTATCACCAAAACTGAAAAGAAATCCATTTAATGTAGAAGATAGTAACTTTAATCAGAGTTTTATATTTACCAAAACCAACACAGTAGTAAAAGAAAAACTGGGGATAAAAACAGATGTTCTGAGTAAGTTTGACTACGATATTACTAGTTTCCCATTGCAGTTAGATATGACATCTGAAGAATCTGGTACCAATGTGAACTTAGATCTAAATTTAAAGAATAATTTAACACAATCATTAGAGGATAATAAAGAAAGATGTACACAAAAGTCTATGGAATGTAATTCGTTAAATAACAGCATAACTAGTACAGAAGATGTAGTTCAAAATATAATTTCTCCTGTAACAGAAAATTCATTGAAGAATAGTGTAAATGATCAAGATATAAATAGTAGTATAGAAAAATGTATCGAAAGCGATGGTAGTATTGTAACAGATTTTCATTCAGATGATGGCGAATTATCGATGTATACAAGATATAAGAAAGAACATCAAAATAATAGTATAGCGAAATATCGAAGTTTTACAAAAAAAAATTTACCAAATAACTGTGAAAAAATTTCTGTGAAAAATAGTTCAGAAGATGATTACTGTGAAGTAAGGAACAATGTGAATACAGAAGACATTTCTATATTGTTGGACGAAGATACTTCTGACTTTACAATCATTtcgaaaaaaaaggaagaaagggTTTTCAATCTCGAGAAGTCTAGTTTGTCATTTTCAGAATGTCCTACAAATTTCAATAAGATGCTTGATAATGAATTAGACGGAACAATTAATTCGAGCGAGTTAAGGTACACTAAGTCAGAAAGTAATATAGATATAGAAAcaaacgaaaataatttttcagtATTATTGTCAGAACGAAAATCGAAACAACAGAATTCATCAGAATTCTCTGTTTTAGTACTATCTAGTCCAGAAATAGACTCTGTTACTTTAAATGTAgatacatataaaaaaatagtgGATGATAATGTTTTgaatttgaatgaatttgacaATAATGATATTTTTGAAAAGGATATTTATCTGGCAAATGTTCATATTCATGATGATAACGACGATGATAATAAGATTAAAAAAACGTCGATAATTGaaacaaataacaaaaataatgaaTCAATTACAACCAATAATGCTAATGTGATGCAATTAAAGAAATCATTAGCTACGGCACAAGATATCAAAACATTTAAAAGAAGATCTAAATCAGAAACAAATTTgggtaataataaaaataatataaaaaattatacattttctTTCAATACTGTAGAGCAGTCCCCATGTAGGTGTTgtcataaacaaattttaaggGAAGTTAAATCTCCTATAATCACTAGGGACAGTTGTACACCTCCTCCTGATTATGATGGCATGAAAACATCTGAACTTCAT AATTACATAAATATGGACTAA
- the LOC117221735 gene encoding uncharacterized protein LOC117221735 isoform X4, with protein sequence MCIASAKLIDEIEMDEGGQGDKDNSFIEPNTEHDSILDFKSPDSKIAKSKSCEFVKPSNIKQKRKATTKLKSITKNQKDTESKQKLKKGSFEHSIKSSYFEIRNSNDHNNLITDMKVACVCPLCFKTFKDINTRAVHMKICACKNNISTKKLLDAIELQKRQEDERKSLGLPAAPRVQEKKKSVSHKVSLGDDSDLNLALALSKSLQEAKEIDKVNDIGQLSKVETTTFRTAEPMYKSQLGEHGFTNVEPVIFVQNRKRIHNAPTTLQTRTQEERNSILIENIAKILMNDEPFTQISKKEAVCNKKFAIKTDLKSYLLQDLFYENEKLWDKAELLRSEISFYVSNLSEYIFPQEKGMKECREDDRIPSENETEKSMNEKAFYKMSQKNLHLINGKCENCNDKQYIDALSNNWGNVLNDSSASDIIIFVDNNKHIWAHKLVFYVQCSNILLDVMPNDNLQFTTIKEKICWPNVTYNIALAFLEFIYCGTIKKNFNICKNILNFPTLRNLARKYKVKHLFTYLQRKEAEIKQDSKIQIENTKGNDYRRTLIAKEDNLKEYSIMSRSLLCEREEENKESLHEDKRSSKEYLENILNNSESYRIEIESSVLPTTSTLSVKNKYENLISPIRQYNVSPDMFDDVNDSITSYTENSLNQIIDVNKSQRFNDIDIVDTVDLVEIDTDFAKIQDLVLSKSIEENMNSLKTTPQSSRLKRNSINKSDIKKTKSNLSLFIEQFQAENAKSDVDTDSDITIMKVSPKLKRNPFNVEDSNFNQSFIFTKTNTVVKEKLGIKTDVLSKFDYDITSFPLQLDMTSEESGTNVNLDLNLKNNLTQSLEDNKERCTQKSMECNSLNNSITSTEDVVQNIISPVTENSLKNSVNDQDINSSIEKCIESDGSIVTDFHSDDGELSMYTRYKKEHQNNSIAKYRSFTKKNLPNNCEKISVKNSSEDDYCEVRNNVNTEDISILLDEDTSDFTIISKKKEERVFNLEKSSLSFSECPTNFNKMLDNELDGTINSSELRYTKSESNIDIETNENNFSVLLSERKSKQQNSSEFSVLVLSSPEIDSVTLNVDTYKKIVDDNVLNLNEFDNNDIFEKDIYLANVHIHDDNDDDNKIKKTSIIETNNKNNESITTNNANVMQLKKSLATAQDIKTFKRRSKSETNLGNNKNNIKNYTFSFNTVEQSPCRCCHKQILREVKSPIITRDSCTPPPDYDGMKTSELHVCRIT encoded by the exons ATGTGTATCGCAAGTGCAAAATTAATTGATGAGATCGAAATGGATGAAGGAGGCCAGGGTGATAAAGATAATAGTTTCATTGAACCTAATACCGAACACGACAGTATATTAGACTTTAAAAGTCCAGATTCAAAAATTGctaaaagtaaatcatgtgaattCGTTAAACCCAGCAATATAAAACAGAAGAGAAAAGCAACAACGAAATTAAAGAGTATTACAAAGAATCAAAAAGATACAGAATCGAAGCAGAAATTAAAGAAAGGAAGCTTTGAGCATTCTATAAAATCTTCTTACTTTGAGATACGAAATAGCAATGATCATAATAACCTAATTACTGATATGAAAGTAGCTTGTGTATGTCCTTTATGTTTTAAAACATTCAAGGATATAAACACTCGTGCAGTTCATATGAAGATTTGTGCATGTAAAAACAACATTTCAACAAAAAAATTATTGGATGCTATTGAACTTCAAAAGCGTCAAGAAGATGAAAGGAAATCATTAGGTTTACCTGCTGCACCGAGAGTGCAAGAAAAGAAGAAGTCTGTATCTCATAAAGTA agTTTAGGCGACGATTCTGATTTGAATCTTGCATTAGCATTGTCAAAGTCTCTTCAGGAAGCAAAGGAGATAGACAAAGTTAATGACATTGGACAGTTATCCAAGGTAGAAACAACTACATTTAGAACAGCAGAACCTATGTATAAATCACAGTTGGGAGAACATGGATTTACAAATGTGGAACCTGTAATTTTTGTACAGAATAGGAAAA GAATACATAATGCACCCACTACTCTTCAAACACGTACTCAAGAAGAGAGAAACAGTATTTTAATAGAAAACATAGCAAAAATTCTCATGAATGATGAACCATTTACTCAAATATCAAAAAAGGAAGCAGTGTGCAATAAAAAGTTTGCAATAAAAACTGATCTGAAAAGTTATTTACTTCAGGATCTCTTTTATGAG AATGAAAAACTATGGGATAAAGCGGAATTACTTCGAAGCGAAATATCTTTTTATGTTTCAAATTTATCAGAATATATATTTCCACAAGAAAAGGGAATGAAA GAATGCAGAGAAGATGATAGAATCCCAAGTGAGAATGAGACAGAGAAAAGCATGAATGAAAAAGCATTTTATAAAATGTCGcaaaagaatttacatttgATTAATGGAAAATGTGAGAATTGTAATGATAAACAATATATTGATGCCTTATCAAACAATTGGGGGAATGTTTTGAATGACAGTTCTGCcagtgatataataatatttgttgataataataaacatatttGGGCACACAAATTAGTTTTTTATGTACAGTGCTCTAACATACTACTTGATGTTATGCCTAATGATAATTTGCAATTTACTACAATCAAGGAAAAGATATGCTGGCCTAATGTAACTTATAATATTGCATTAGCATTCTTGGAATTTATTTATTGTGGAACTATAAAGAAGAACTTTAATATCTGTAAAAATATACTAAATTTTCCTACTTTAAGGAATTTAGCAAGAAAGTATaaagtaaaacatttgtttacaTATTTACAAAGAAAAGAGGCTGAAATCAAGCAAGACTCTAAGATTCAAATAGAAAATACAAAAGGTAATGATTATAGAAGAACATTAATTGCAAAAGAAGATAATTTAAAAGAATACTCAATCATGTCAAGGAGTTTACTCTgtgagagagaagaagaaaataaagaatcattACATGAAGATAAACGATCAAGCAAAGagtatttagaaaatattttaaataactcCGAATCTTATAGAATTGAAATAGAAAGTTCGGTATTACCTACTACAAGTACATTAtcagtaaaaaataaatatgagAATCTCATAAGTCCAATTAGGCAATACAATGTATCTCCAGATATGTTTGACGATGTTAATGATTCCATTACAAGTTATACAGAAAATTCTCTAAATCAAATAATTGATGTAAACAAATCACAGAGATTTAACGATATTGACATTGTTGATACAGTTGATCTAGTAGAAATCGATACCGATTTTGCCAAAATACAAGATCTTGTTTTATCCAAGTCCATTGAAGAGAATATGAACAGTTTAAAAACTACACCACAGTCTAGTAGATTAAAGCGCAACAGTATTAACAAGTCTGATATTAAAAAAACAAAAAGTAATTTGAGTTTATTTATTGAACAATTTCAAGCGGAAAATGCGAAGTCAGATGTTGATACAGATTCTGATATTACAATAATGAAAGTATCACCAAAACTGAAAAGAAATCCATTTAATGTAGAAGATAGTAACTTTAATCAGAGTTTTATATTTACCAAAACCAACACAGTAGTAAAAGAAAAACTGGGGATAAAAACAGATGTTCTGAGTAAGTTTGACTACGATATTACTAGTTTCCCATTGCAGTTAGATATGACATCTGAAGAATCTGGTACCAATGTGAACTTAGATCTAAATTTAAAGAATAATTTAACACAATCATTAGAGGATAATAAAGAAAGATGTACACAAAAGTCTATGGAATGTAATTCGTTAAATAACAGCATAACTAGTACAGAAGATGTAGTTCAAAATATAATTTCTCCTGTAACAGAAAATTCATTGAAGAATAGTGTAAATGATCAAGATATAAATAGTAGTATAGAAAAATGTATCGAAAGCGATGGTAGTATTGTAACAGATTTTCATTCAGATGATGGCGAATTATCGATGTATACAAGATATAAGAAAGAACATCAAAATAATAGTATAGCGAAATATCGAAGTTTTACAAAAAAAAATTTACCAAATAACTGTGAAAAAATTTCTGTGAAAAATAGTTCAGAAGATGATTACTGTGAAGTAAGGAACAATGTGAATACAGAAGACATTTCTATATTGTTGGACGAAGATACTTCTGACTTTACAATCATTtcgaaaaaaaaggaagaaagggTTTTCAATCTCGAGAAGTCTAGTTTGTCATTTTCAGAATGTCCTACAAATTTCAATAAGATGCTTGATAATGAATTAGACGGAACAATTAATTCGAGCGAGTTAAGGTACACTAAGTCAGAAAGTAATATAGATATAGAAAcaaacgaaaataatttttcagtATTATTGTCAGAACGAAAATCGAAACAACAGAATTCATCAGAATTCTCTGTTTTAGTACTATCTAGTCCAGAAATAGACTCTGTTACTTTAAATGTAgatacatataaaaaaatagtgGATGATAATGTTTTgaatttgaatgaatttgacaATAATGATATTTTTGAAAAGGATATTTATCTGGCAAATGTTCATATTCATGATGATAACGACGATGATAATAAGATTAAAAAAACGTCGATAATTGaaacaaataacaaaaataatgaaTCAATTACAACCAATAATGCTAATGTGATGCAATTAAAGAAATCATTAGCTACGGCACAAGATATCAAAACATTTAAAAGAAGATCTAAATCAGAAACAAATTTgggtaataataaaaataatataaaaaattatacattttctTTCAATACTGTAGAGCAGTCCCCATGTAGGTGTTgtcataaacaaattttaaggGAAGTTAAATCTCCTATAATCACTAGGGACAGTTGTACACCTCCTCCTGATTATGATGGCATGAAAACATCTGAACTTCATGTGT GCAGAATTACATAA